The following are from one region of the Elgaria multicarinata webbii isolate HBS135686 ecotype San Diego chromosome 13, rElgMul1.1.pri, whole genome shotgun sequence genome:
- the GPR3 gene encoding G-protein coupled receptor 3 — MKEEALPNSTEEQPGWFVPSNASGDSLYLSEAPPLPLNPWDVVLCVSGTIISCENAIVVAIIFYTPAFRNPMFLLIGSLATADLLAGLGLIFHFAFVYCIQSELVDLITVGLLVCSFTASVGSLLAITIDRYLSLYNALTYYSERTVTRTYIMLIITWGISICFGLLPVMGWNCLKDNSSCSIVKPLTKNNLIILSISFFMVFAMMLQLYMQICKIVCRHAQQIAVQRHFLATSHYVTTRKGISTLAVILGTFASCWLPFAIYCLLGDYTYPALYTYMTVLPATYNSMINPVIYAFRNQEIQKVLWTICCGCVSSAMPFRSRSPSDV, encoded by the coding sequence ATGAAAGAGGAAGCACTCCCCAATTCTACAGAAGAGCAGCCTGGCTGGTTTGTACCCAGCAACGCCAGCGGCGACTCCTTGTACCTCTCTgaggctcctcctcttcccctgaaCCCTTGGGACGTGGTTCTTTGTGTTTCCGGCACCATCATCTCCTGCGAGAATGCCATCGTGGTGGCTATCATCTTTTACACCCCTGCCTTCCGGAATCCCATGTTCCTCTTGATTGGGAGCTTGGCCACCGCCGACCTTTTGGCTGGCTTGGGCCTGATCTTCCACTTTGCCTTTGTTTACTGCATCCAGTCAGAGCTGGTGGACCTCATCACAGTGGGCCTCCTGGTCTGCTCCTTCACGGCTAGCGTGGGCAGCCTCCTGGCCATCACCATTGACCGCTACTTGTCCCTCTACAATGCACTGACGTACTATTCAGAAAGGACCGTCACCAGGACATACATCATGCTGATCATTACCTGGGGGATCTCCATCTGCTTCGGCCTCTTGCCTGTGATGGGCTGGAACTGCCTGAAGGACAATTCCAGCTGCAGCATCGTCAAGCCGTTGACCAAGAACAACCTCATCATCCTCTCCATCTCCTTCTTCATGGTCTTCGCCATGATGCTGCAGCTGTACATGCAGATCTGCAAGATCGTTTGCCGGCACGCCCAGCAGATCGCCGTCCAGAGACACTTCCTAGCCACCTCGCACTACGTCACCACGCGTAAAGGGATCTCCACGTTGGCCGTCATCTTGGGCACCTTTGCTTCCTGCTGGTTGCCCTTCGCCATTTACTGCCTCTTGGGGGATTATACCTACCCAGCCCTCTACACGTATATGACTGTGCTGCCAGCTACCTACAATTCGATGATCAACCCCGTGATCTATGCCTTCAGGAACCAAGAGATCCAGAAAGTGTTATGGACTATATGCTGTGGGTGCGTCTCCTCCGCTATGCCTTTCCGATCCAGATCTCCCAGCGACGTATGA